Genomic segment of Panicum virgatum strain AP13 chromosome 2K, P.virgatum_v5, whole genome shotgun sequence:
GGCGCTGACACGTCCTGCAGCGACTCGGTCAACTGcgacgcgccgcccgccgtcgacgACGGCGTGCCCGCTGAGCCCGACGTTCCGGCCACGGCGAGCAGGGAGGTGGTCCGGGCGGCGTAGCCCCTCCCGTAGAGGCGGAGGAACCCGAgcgcctcgacgcgcggctccgGCGGGGACACGGTGCCTTCCAGCATCCGCACCACGGCGGCCATGCTCGGCCGCCGGGCGGGGTCCTCGTGCAGGCAGCACAGCGCGATGcgcacggcgcgcgcggcctcggcctcgtccaCGCGGCCTTCCAGCCTCGCGTCGACGATGTCCAGGTGCCGCCCCTGCTCGTGCAGCTCCAGCGCCACCATCGGGAAGTagtcgtcgccgctgccgctgccgccgctcggcgtcgacgccgccgccgccgcgctgctccaTCCGGACGGCCAGTCCGACAGCTCCTCGCCGCTGCCGACGACGGCAacattgttgttgttgccgGTCTGCTCGCCCCGGTTCTTCCTCCCGTGTATCAGCTCGAGCAGCACCATgccgaagctgtacacgtcggCGCGGTCCGAGATGGCGGCGCTGCTGATCCACTCCGGCGCGAGGTACCCGCGGGTGCCGCGCATGGTGGTGAACAGCGCCGACTGCTCCGGTGACATCAGCTTGGCGAGGCCGAAGTCGGCGATCTTGActtgcccgccgccggccagcaggATGTTCTCCGGTTTGACGTCGCAGTGGACGATCTTCTGGTCGCATCCCGTGTGCAGGTACGCGAGGCCGCGGGCCGCGCCGAGCGCCACCTCCATGCGCTCCCCCCACTCCAGCACTGGCCCCGTGCGGCCGAACAGCGACCGGTCAAGGGAGCCCCGGTTCATGTACTCGTAGACGAGCAGCCGGCGCGAGCCCTCGGCGCAGAAGCCGCGGAGGCGGACGAGGTTGACGTGCCGGATGCTGGCGATGACCGTGATCTCGGTGCAGAACTCCCGCTTGGCCTGCACGCCGGCGGCCTCGAGCTTCTTCACAGCGACGAGCCCCTCGCCGCCAGGGAGTTCCCCTTTGTACACGGAGCCGAACCCGCCGGAGCCGATTTTGGTCTCGAAGTTGCCGGTCATCGTCGCAATCTCCGCGTAGCTAAACCGCGTCGGCATGCCCAGAACgacgacgtcgtcgtcgtcctcgtcggcgtcggCATTACCCGTTTCCCACGACGGTGGCTTTTTCCGGCCCGTGTACATCTGCTTCGCGCCGGAGCTCTTggccttctttttcttgccgttcttcctcatcctcctccaacACGCGTACGACGCGATTAGGACGACTAGAAGGAACGCCGCGATGGACGGCAAGACGATTGGGACGGTGCGGTTCGCCGACGATTTTGAACTGCTTCTTGTACCATTTTGCGGCGAAGGGACCGTCTTGATGTATCCCAAGGCTGAAGCAGACGAGCTCAGGTACAGCGAGCCGAGCTGCTTGTCTCGGACCAGGTAGCAGCTCCGGGAGGAGCTGTCGTAGAAGTAGCCGAGGCAGGCGCAGATCCCGGTGCAGAGGCCGCGGCACGCCGTGTAGTTGACGCCGGCCATGGTCGGGGGATCGAACTTGGTGGCGAAGTAGGCAGTCTGAGACTTGAGGGCGAGGTACGAAACGGGCGCGGTGCTGTTGCTGCTCTGGCACGAAGCCGGCGACGCGAGCGCCGAGCCGTCCCCCGGTACGCACGCGCCGGGGGTCgacgcggaggccgcgaagAGTGGCGGGCATGTGCAGGTCGAGCTGTTgccggccggcgagcagagCCCCAGGGGCGGGCACTGCAGCGGCAGGTCGCAGTCGTTGGCCggcgccacgaagtcgcctccGAGCGGCGCCGAGGAGTTCACCAGCGGGTAGCCCGTGATGCGCAGCCGGCCGTCGTATCCCAGCTTCAGCACGGGGAACGACGCACCGGGCGCGAGGTCCACGCGGAACACGAGGCCGCCGTCGGCGGCAACCGCGAACAGCCCCGACGCGTTCACCGACACGGACGCCACCGCGACGTTGCGGTCCTTGAAGGACCGAAGGTCGTTGGACAGCCGCCAGTACGTGGAGCCCTGCCAGGTGAGCACCACGTCCGCGGCCGTCGCGGCGAGCCGGTAGTCCCCCTCCGCGAGGTCggtggcgcccgccgccgccgccaggtacGCGCCGGCGCGCAGCTGCTGCCCCGGGAGCAGCGTGTCGGTGGCGGCGTCGAACGACTGCCACAGCGTGGCGTTCCCGGCGGCCAGCAGCTGCAGGTTGCCGCTGTCCTGCAGCCGCAGCGCCGCGACGGGCGACCCCAGCCGCGACGGCGTGGACCACAGCACCGTTCCGTTGGGGTCCGACACGGTGAGCCCCTGCGGGGTGAGCTGGACCTGGCCCGACGACGTCGTCGGCGCGCCGCGGTTGGCCGACCAGACCAGCGTGGCGGACGGGGCGTGCAGGACGGCGAGGTAGAACCTGCCCTGCTGCTTCCCGGGGTTAACCACGGCGGCCCTGAACGCGCCGCTCCTGGACTCGAGGAACGCGCCGCCGGTGTCGACGTACAGGATGTTAGAGGCGACGAAGCTGGGCCGCACGAGCTCCGTCGCCAGCGGCCCCGCCTCCGCGACGCGggcggagagggcggcggcggcggcgagaaccaAGCCCAGGAACGCGAGCGcgggcggcgggagaggaggcaTTTGTGGGGCGACGGAGTGGGGCGCGAGCGGATGCGCCCATGAAGCGTGGGTGCGCACGCCACGCGggtgaggcggaggcggagacgAACGGGGAGCGTTGACCTGGGCTGAGCCGCCCCGCGCTATATGCCGCGCGCGCTCTGGTTGGCGGGAACAAACCGGCGTCTGTCTTGAGCGGCGGCAGAGTCGTTGGGTTCAGACTGAGAGAGTTCAGAAAGCTCGGTTGCGGCGGCATGGAATCTGCGGCTCCGGCGAGGCACTGTCTGGAATTTTGTGCTGGCTTGGGTAAACAACGCGGAGGGTCGAGCTGCACGACGACCAGCTGAAAGCAAAGTTACGTAGTTTCTTATAAAATTCAACAAGATTTTTGTTATTGGATGAGCACAGGTGCGTCCTGCGCGAACTTGTCAAACCGAGTTGGCGTTGTAGCTGCACTTGCCCTGGCCTAGGCGGCTGCTGTTGTGATTTGACTTCTGCGATCATACAAGCTGGTTCGTTCGTCAGAGCGGTGGAAGTCAACTTCGCTGCTCATGTCTAGCTCAGCAGAATTAATACGCAGATAGAGTCCACGCTGGATCTTATAAGCGCTCAGAATCGAGGCGGTGTTTATGGGCAAACGTGCAAGTGGAGCTAAATTTTGGGATACATTGCAGTTGCACCCATGTTGCGTGAAGATTAGTACTGCTCGAAGTGGTTGAGACGGATGTTTCGTTGACGTTCTCGATTGGCCGGGCGAATGTGCTCTGAAAAAGAAAACGCGGAGTAGCAGACGTCTTCAGGTAACTGCGCTGTGCGTTGCAACCTGAACATGTTACTACAAGTAAAACAGATTTACCATCAGGAAAATGACACAAAATGACTTTTCGAAAAAAAATGAGCACAACTAGAGTCTAAGCGGCGGCGTCGTGCGTGTTCAAGCCTGACGTTGCCCCCGTCTCGGTTTCCACTTCCGCAGCACCGGCCGGCACGGGCGTGGGCGAGGATGAGTCGACCAGgcgggccggcgccggcgcccgctgCGTACACCCTTCGGCGAGGAACGGATTGATCGTGGCCAGATCCACAAAATATTGCTCTGCATTGACGTTGAGGCGCGGCGCGCCGGTCCCCGCGATCGCTGCTCCACCGCGAccgtccgccgccggcgtcaACGACCCGCGCGGCTGGTAATAAGGGTGTCCGTTGTAAGGCGGGCCGCGAGGGATCGCGGCGGCCCCCGCGCGACGGCTGGCGTCGCCGATGAAGAAAGGCTGCATCTGCTGCGGCGGCAGGAACGCGTCCTGCCTCTGCAGCTGCGCCGAGAACGCGTGGGCCGGCGGTTGCGGCACGGCTCGGTAGTTCTGGTCGTAGAAGCACTTCAGGGACACCTGCGGCCTGAAGATGGAGGCCGCCCccgggctccgcggcggcgggctccccGGGAAGCTCGGCCGCCTGGCCGCCGGGTTCGGAGGCCGCGTCACCGTCGCCATCTCCATCTGGCCCAAGGGGGCACCGGTCAGGTCCGagaacggctgatatatcaCCGGCCTTAGCGCTGGCATCTGCCCTCCAAGTCCCCGGCCACCGcacgcgccggccggcggcgtcgctggCGCCTGGCCGCTGTGTGCGCCTGCCGGGCGCTGCATCGTCGCTGGGGGCTGCAGCTGCAGGCCATACTGTGCGCCCGGTCCACCACCGTAGCACAGTCccgtcggggcggcggcgttgctGGTGGAGCAGCTCGATTGCGTGGACCCAATGCTTAGGCTCCCTCGGCGGGCCTGCTTCCGGGCGGGCTGCAGCGGCTGCTCGACCATGGGCCGCTTGCCGGCTTGCTTATCTGACAAGTCGGGCTCCGCCGTGACCTGGCCGTGCTGCGTGGAGGAGCAGGCTTCTTCCCCCTCCTCGCACGCCGAGCTGGTGCCTTCcacgtcgtcatcgtcgtcgtcgtcgctttTCTTTTTGTGCTGCGGGGACACGTAAATCTTGCACATGACGTACTCGTCCAACTGCGGCCAATCGCACGGGGATCAGACGTCACGTAGCAATGCCAATGGTGCGAGCAGAGGTGCCGACAGAATCAAACcggaaaggggaaaaaaaggaaagaaatcgtGGCGACTTGAAACGTACAATGTTCCTTGCGCCGGGCCTGTCGAGCTTGACCTCGTACTCGGGGACGGTGATCTCGAGCATGATCCACTTGGTTCTGGTCTCCTTCTTGGGGTTGCCCTCGAAGTAGTTGAGCACGCTCTTGCAGAACTTGACGCCGTTGCGGACCACCACCTGGGCCACCTCCTTGGTGGCCGTGGACGCCTTCCACCGCCCGCGGCCGTCCCGCGTCTTCCGCGCCGGCCGCACGCCGTTGCCGTACATGCGAGCCCTCGGCGACACGAAGTACCACTCGTCctgccgccccgcgcccctgTGCTCTGCGATGGCCGGACGGACACAAACGGGCGGTCACCGCGACGCCATGGAAATCAGGCAGAAAATGAAGGACGGGGGAGTCGTGCTCGGCGGCCATACCGTTGATCAGCGTCTCCGGGTGGCACGCGTACACGTTGGCCTCGACGACGGAGCCGTTGGGCACGGCCGGGCGGCCCTGCAGCCTGGGGAGGAGGTAGTAGTCGACGAGCTCGTCCTCCTTGGGCTTGAACCGGAACCCGATCGggtacccgccgccgccctccatgccgccggcgagccgatcCCGATCGACGTCGGCGGGAGCTCCGGCGCTGACGATGCCGGCGGTGGCGTGCGCGCTACGTCTACGTGTATCTGTTTGAGTTGGACACGGCGACGACGCCTCGCGGCGCCTTTATACAGTGGGGCCGACTCAGGCAGCCCCCCTGCCAAGGCGGAAGCGTAACCGCTTCGGATCGAGGGACGGGGATTTTCTTGGATTCTGGTAGATTCGATTCGAGCAGGAGTAGGATACGGTTTTTGGTTCGGGCAAGCGggccgcgcgcgcaggcggGCTCGATCCTTTCGATTCGCAAGCCAAGCCCAGACTGGTTTTTGTACCGACGCGTTGTCGGGCCGAGGCTGGATCTTTGGCCGCTCGCTGAACTCACGCACGGCACCCGGCCCACAAATACACGGCTGTGGCCAGTTGTCGCGAGTCGCGCCACCTGAgctgcgccgcgcgccgcctgggCCGGCCGATCGCGCGGACCAGCGGCGCCGCGGCCCCCGCGGCCATTCAAGGTTCAAGGTGGCATCTCCGGACTCCGGGTCCGGTCCGGCAGCAGTCGCGAGTCGC
This window contains:
- the LOC120680992 gene encoding G-type lectin S-receptor-like serine/threonine-protein kinase At5g35370, which codes for MPPLPPPALAFLGLVLAAAAALSARVAEAGPLATELVRPSFVASNILYVDTGGAFLESRSGAFRAAVVNPGKQQGRFYLAVLHAPSATLVWSANRGAPTTSSGQVQLTPQGLTVSDPNGTVLWSTPSRLGSPVAALRLQDSGNLQLLAAGNATLWQSFDAATDTLLPGQQLRAGAYLAAAAGATDLAEGDYRLAATAADVVLTWQGSTYWRLSNDLRSFKDRNVAVASVSVNASGLFAVAADGGLVFRVDLAPGASFPVLKLGYDGRLRITGYPLVNSSAPLGGDFVAPANDCDLPLQCPPLGLCSPAGNSSTCTCPPLFAASASTPGACVPGDGSALASPASCQSSNSTAPVSYLALKSQTAYFATKFDPPTMAGVNYTACRGLCTGICACLGYFYDSSSRSCYLVRDKQLGSLYLSSSASALGYIKTVPSPQNGTRSSSKSSANRTVPIVLPSIAAFLLVVLIASYACWRRMRKNGKKKKAKSSGAKQMYTGRKKPPSWETGNADADEDDDDVVVLGMPTRFSYAEIATMTGNFETKIGSGGFGSVYKGELPGGEGLVAVKKLEAAGVQAKREFCTEITVIASIRHVNLVRLRGFCAEGSRRLLVYEYMNRGSLDRSLFGRTGPVLEWGERMEVALGAARGLAYLHTGCDQKIVHCDVKPENILLAGGGQVKIADFGLAKLMSPEQSALFTTMRGTRGYLAPEWISSAAISDRADVYSFGMVLLELIHGRKNRGEQTGNNNNVAVVGSGEELSDWPSGWSSAAAAASTPSGGSGSGDDYFPMVALELHEQGRHLDIVDARLEGRVDEAEAARAVRIALCCLHEDPARRPSMAAVVRMLEGTVSPPEPRVEALGFLRLYGRGYAARTTSLLAVAGTSGSAGTPSSTAGGASQLTESLQDVSAPR
- the LOC120695377 gene encoding NAC domain-containing protein 2-like → MEGGGGYPIGFRFKPKEDELVDYYLLPRLQGRPAVPNGSVVEANVYACHPETLINEHRGAGRQDEWYFVSPRARMYGNGVRPARKTRDGRGRWKASTATKEVAQVVVRNGVKFCKSVLNYFEGNPKKETRTKWIMLEITVPEYEVKLDRPGARNILDEYVMCKIYVSPQHKKKSDDDDDDDVEGTSSACEEGEEACSSTQHGQVTAEPDLSDKQAGKRPMVEQPLQPARKQARRGSLSIGSTQSSCSTSNAAAPTGLCYGGGPGAQYGLQLQPPATMQRPAGAHSGQAPATPPAGACGGRGLGGQMPALRPVIYQPFSDLTGAPLGQMEMATVTRPPNPAARRPSFPGSPPPRSPGAASIFRPQVSLKCFYDQNYRAVPQPPAHAFSAQLQRQDAFLPPQQMQPFFIGDASRRAGAAAIPRGPPYNGHPYYQPRGSLTPAADGRGGAAIAGTGAPRLNVNAEQYFVDLATINPFLAEGCTQRAPAPARLVDSSSPTPVPAGAAEVETETGATSGLNTHDAAA